From the Bacillota bacterium genome, the window CGGTTCGATCTCGATCCGGAGCTGGTCGCCGGGGACGACCATCTGGCGGAAGCGGGCCTTCTCGATGCCGGCGAAGAGGGCCAGCTTGCCCTGGAACTCCGGCCTCCGCAAGAGGGCGACCGCGCCCACCTGGGCCATGGCCTCAATGATGAGGACCCCGGGCATGATCGGCCGCCCGGGGAAATGACCTTGGAAGTATGGTTCGTTGGCCGAGACGTTCTTCAGTCCGACCACCTTGCCGGTGGCCTCATCGATGTCGATGATCCGGTCGACCAGCAACATGGGAAAACGGTGAGGCAGATACCGCTGAATCTCGTCGTTCTCGATAATCATTGATTTCCCACCCCTAGCGGTCCCGCGCCCCCGGATTCCCCTGGCGGCGTCTGAACCCCTTTACTAGCGGCCACCAGCCCGCGGCCTTCGCCCTCCCGAGACCGTGACCACCGAGTCGTGAAGGAGGTCGAAGTTGTCGAGGGCCAGCCCTGTGCCCAGGGCCACGCAGGACATGGGGTCGTCGGCCACGTGCACCGGGACGCCGGTCTCCCGGCTGATTAGGATGTCCAGGCCGTGGAGGAGTGAGCCGCCGCCGGTCATGACCACGCCCTTCTCGACGATGTCGCCGGCCAGCTCGGGCGGGCACTTGTCGAGCATGGCCTTGATGGCGTCGATGACCGCCATGATCGGCTCGTACATGGCCTCGTAGGTCTCGGAAGCGCTGACGGTGATGGTCTTCGGCAGGCCGGCGACCAGGTCGCGGCCGCGGATCTCGAAGGTCCCCTTCTGCTCCTGGGGGAAGGCCGTCCCGATGGCCATCTTAAGCTCCTCGGCCGTGCGCTCCCCGATCAGCAGGTTGTAGGCTCGTTTGACGTAGCGGACGATGGCCTCGTCGAACTTGTCCCCGCCGACCCGGACCGAGTCGGAGAGGACGATGCCGCTCAGGGAGAGGATGGCGATGTCGGTGGTCCCGCCGCCGATGTCGACGACCATGTTTCCGGACGGTAGGGTGATGTCGAGCCCGGCCCCGAGGGCCGCCGCCAAAGGTTCCTCGATGGTGTAGGCCTTCGATGCGCCGGCCTGCATGGTCGCTTCGAGAACGGCCCGGCGTTCGACGGTGGTCACGCCCGACGGGATGCAGACCATGATCCTCGGCCGGAAGAGGACCCGTTGCCCGCAGGTCCGGGTGATGAAGTAGCGAAGCATGGCCTCGGTGATGTCATAGTCGGCAATCACCCCGTCCCGCAGGGGGCGGATGGCCATGATGTTGCCCGGGGTTCGGCCCAGCATCCGACGGGCTTCTTCCCCGATGGCCATGATCTTGCGGGTCTCCGTCTCGATGGCCACCACCGACGGCTCACGGAGGACGATCCCCTTGCCCTTGACATACACGAGCGAGGTGGCCGTTCCGAGGTCGATGCCGATATCCATCCCGAAGTTGAACATCCTGACCCCCTGTTTCGCCGGCCCGGGAAACGAAAAAAGGGCCGCCGTACTGGCCCTGTAGTTCGCTATTTTTTGCCAAATTTCCTCTCAAAGGGCCATATTTTCTTGGCTCAAATACTTCTTTCGGGTGGCCTCGCCGCCCCTGAGGTGCCTTTCAGACTTATTCCGGTCAAGCACCGTCTTGACCCTGGCCGCCAGTTCCGGGTTGATCCGGCACAACCGCTCGGTCATGTCCTTATGAACGGTGCTCTTGGACACGCCGAAGACCTTGGCGGTCTCCCGCACCGTATCATTGCTCCGGACGATGTAGTTGGCCACCTCAAGGACCCGTTTCCAGATATAGTCCTTCACCGGCGCGGCCCCCCTCTTTTCTTTTTTCGCCCCGCTTGCGGCCTGCTCGCTAATCTGTATGAACAGGCGGCCAAAAAGATGCCTGTCCCGGAGGGACTCGGGACAGGCGGTTACGAGGCGTTTCAAGGGTTGGCCCGAGCTTCTCGGACAGGCCGGTGGAAGCGATCCATAAAATCGGCCATTAACGTTCCACGCCAGGCTCGGCCAGACCCCGTGGCCAAAGAGAAAAGGCCGCCAGCAAAGACGGCCTTTCGAAGGAGGGTGCGGAACTTTGAAGGTCTCGCAGCTGCATTATAACTCAGGTTCAGCCGGTTCGATGATTAACACTCCATTAAGAAGTCACAGCTGGATGGCCGGCGCCAATCACTTCAGGAAGGTTCGCGGGTCAACCGGCTCGCCTTGCTTGTAAATGGAGAAGTGCAGATGGGGTCCGTCGGCGCTCTCCATAAGGGCGCTCGCTCCCACCTTGCCAAGGTACTGGCCTTGCTCGAGGTCATCCCCGGGCCGCACGGCCACTTCTTGCAGGCAGGCATAGACGGTTTCGAGACCGCCCCCGTTGTCCAGCACGACCTGATAGCCCAAGCTCGCATCCTGGCCGGCGCTGACCACCCGACCGGCCAGGGCCGCCCTGACGGGGGATCCCTCAATCGCCTTGAAGTCTACCCCAGGGTGGAAGCGCCAGTCCTGAAGGGTCTTGGAGTAGACCCAGCCGTAGGAGACTGCCAGCCCGCCGGAAATCGGCGGGGTGATGGTCGACAGGTCGGGCGCCTGGGCCGGCGTCGGAGCGGGAGTTGAAGCGGGGGTTGAAGCGGGCGTCGCGGCGGCCGGCGCAGCGGGCGCTGGGGTCGACGCCGAGATCCCGGCGGGTGCCGTCTGCGCGGGCGCCTTCGACCCGGCCACCAGCCCGGTCTTGCCCCCCCTTGTCCCCGCGTTCAGCTGGGCCAGTTGGGTTCGGTAGACGGCGAACATGGTGATCAGCGCGGCCAGGGCGATGACGGCCACGCCGGCGTAGTACCACTTGGCCAGGTTCTTCCACGATACGCGGCGGACCCAGACCGGCGCCGGCCGCCAAAGCGGTCTGGCCACCCAACGCCGGGCCCGCTCGATGACCGCTCTTGGGTTGAGGCCCGAGGTCTTCTGCTCAGTCAACGGAATCACCTCGGACCCATTATCCCCATATTTTTCCTCTTCCATGCATGGGTGGCCGAGGTCCCGCCCCTCGAGCCTCAGCTGCCGGACATCTTCTCGATCGACACTCCGGTGTAGTAATGCTGGATGATCTCCTGATACTTCTTTCCGAGGTTGGCCAAGCCGTTGGCGCCGAACTGGCAGAGTCCGACCCCGTGCCCGTAGCCCCTGACCTGAAAGACCGCCTCGCCGTTCTGAACGGTGACGGTGAACTTGGATGACCGGAGTCCCAGGGCCAGGCGGAAGTCCGTGGCCCGCATGGTCTTGCCGCCGACCCTGACGGTCTTAGCCCGTCCGGTGGGCGTCCGGTCGACGATTTCGATGGCCGACCGTTGGCCGGTCGAGGCGTAGACGCTCAGGGCCCCTGTCCCCGGGAGCTTGGCTTCGACTTCGGTAAGGGTCAACTTGGCCGTGCTCGTGTACCAGGGTGATTCCTTGTCCCAGTCGCAGGGGACGCTGCGAAGGTAAGGGATCTTCTCGGACCACACGTCCTCGGAGTTCTCCGTGGGACCGGCCGAGGTCGAGTGAAACTGGGCGTCGATGGGCAGGCCGTCGTAGACGATGACCAGGCCCTCGGTGTCGCTCACGGCCTTGCTGATCTTGGCCCAGTAGGTCGGGTAGTTGAGCCACCCCCAGCTCTTCTTGAGCTCCTCCGTGGACCGCCAGGCCTGCCCCTTCGCCGGATCGGTGGAGACGTCCGCCCCGAGATCGCCCTCCAGGCCGGCCCCGCCGAAGGCCCGCAT encodes:
- a CDS encoding M23 family metallopeptidase, yielding MTEQKTSGLNPRAVIERARRWVARPLWRPAPVWVRRVSWKNLAKWYYAGVAVIALAALITMFAVYRTQLAQLNAGTRGGKTGLVAGSKAPAQTAPAGISASTPAPAAPAAATPASTPASTPAPTPAQAPDLSTITPPISGGLAVSYGWVYSKTLQDWRFHPGVDFKAIEGSPVRAALAGRVVSAGQDASLGYQVVLDNGGGLETVYACLQEVAVRPGDDLEQGQYLGKVGASALMESADGPHLHFSIYKQGEPVDPRTFLK
- the fabZ gene encoding 3-hydroxyacyl-ACP dehydratase FabZ, whose product is MIENDEIQRYLPHRFPMLLVDRIIDIDEATGKVVGLKNVSANEPYFQGHFPGRPIMPGVLIIEAMAQVGAVALLRRPEFQGKLALFAGIEKARFRQMVVPGDQLRIEIEPRGRRGRIGKSVAKAYVGEKLVAEAELMFAIS
- the spoIIID gene encoding sporulation transcriptional regulator SpoIIID translates to MKDYIWKRVLEVANYIVRSNDTVRETAKVFGVSKSTVHKDMTERLCRINPELAARVKTVLDRNKSERHLRGGEATRKKYLSQENMAL
- the spoIID gene encoding stage II sporulation protein D produces the protein MGRIFAGTVILVFVAVVALPALVIGRAFGPGLLEPGQPGEIGNGPAIKVRVDPGGKVQSMALEAYVKGVVAAEMPANFEPEALKAQAIVARTLAVKKMRAFGGAGLEGDLGADVSTDPAKGQAWRSTEELKKSWGWLNYPTYWAKISKAVSDTEGLVIVYDGLPIDAQFHSTSAGPTENSEDVWSEKIPYLRSVPCDWDKESPWYTSTAKLTLTEVEAKLPGTGALSVYASTGQRSAIEIVDRTPTGRAKTVRVGGKTMRATDFRLALGLRSSKFTVTVQNGEAVFQVRGYGHGVGLCQFGANGLANLGKKYQEIIQHYYTGVSIEKMSGS
- a CDS encoding rod shape-determining protein, yielding MFNFGMDIGIDLGTATSLVYVKGKGIVLREPSVVAIETETRKIMAIGEEARRMLGRTPGNIMAIRPLRDGVIADYDITEAMLRYFITRTCGQRVLFRPRIMVCIPSGVTTVERRAVLEATMQAGASKAYTIEEPLAAALGAGLDITLPSGNMVVDIGGGTTDIAILSLSGIVLSDSVRVGGDKFDEAIVRYVKRAYNLLIGERTAEELKMAIGTAFPQEQKGTFEIRGRDLVAGLPKTITVSASETYEAMYEPIMAVIDAIKAMLDKCPPELAGDIVEKGVVMTGGGSLLHGLDILISRETGVPVHVADDPMSCVALGTGLALDNFDLLHDSVVTVSGGRRPRAGGR